The genomic region GCTTCTAGGACTTCGCCATTACAACAGTGAAGAGCACCCATGAGTTTTGGAAGGCATTGATCTCTAAGAAAACTAGTGCTGGTGAATTAAATTGGTGAGTGGTTCCTTATCACAATATGCTCCATAATATAAACAGTATAATAATGTTAGAGAAAAGAATATACACTATAGCTACTCAGACTGTGAAGACATTCTTACTTGTTtagtaaatacataaatgttaaaataggCCTTTCAAAGTCCCTTAACAACTTAAAGTTAAAATCtcctttgtttgattttttgTGTCAGCATGAACACCACTATATCAGATAGCCCATTCTACTGTTCTGCTGGAGATGCTGAGACTGTGGTAAAGTCTGTAAGTCCACTTTATGTTTAAATTCATACCAGCATAGAAATGATAACCTGGTAACACGACAATCCTCAGATCAAAAGACAGGACCATTAGTggcagaagagagaaaaatgctaAAGGCGGTTCTTACAATTCACTCTAAATGATTCAGCCTGCAATAAAAGGGTACTGGTTTTTACTTTAAACAGAAACCAgcactttaaattagaaatcTCACATGTATTCCTTATGACCTCCACTTAATAATTTCACTCTAACTCCTTACAGGCATGTGCTTTTGGAGCTGAAGATCCCATTCCAAGTTCAGGTGAGTGCTTGATTACTTCTTTGATTTATTACAGCTACTCTGTGTATGGTATCACAAAATAACATCTACTGATTTATTCCTTTCAGTTGACAAATGGTTCTTCTATGAGAAGTAAGAAGGAAAAAACATGGAGCTGTGACCTTTCGTTTCCTTCCCGCATTCCTTCCTTCACTCCTTTCTTCCTTCATTTGATTTCAGCACAGGTCTAttttatgtcacatttttctTGCTTATTTGTTTGCACTTGGTTGTCTGATGTTGTTGTCAAAACTGCTCAATGTGACTGGCACAAACCACATGAATTAACTTTCATGCTTTTTCAACACTTATATTTCCAGATATTTTATTCTATCTCAAGCCTGGTTGAACACTATAATAAATTACACTGCACAGAAGCTGAACCTTGCATCCTTCAGTCCTATAATATTGTGCATGGTATTGATTTTATTGCGACTATTATGTCATTATCATATAGATCTGAGCTTATCCAGAGTATTGATCTAAAGTGGATAATGGTGTCCCATTgggaaaagacaaacaaaatgaactcACTCACTGTAATCCttgaaaaaaatgcatgcacTAATTTCCATAGTCTATTATGCTACATTTGTGCTTACAGGTATTTGCAATAGCTGatgtatttagtgtttttgaaatgaaataggTATTTAACAGCACAATGTACCAATGAGCTTCACTGTAAGTGTAAAGGGTGCAAGTAGAGAGTAAATGAATGTGAACGTGAATGAATAAGCACTATGGGCTTTGGTAGTGTgaataaaaagtatatttagAACAAGTAAAAGGTGTTCTCATGCAGTTAGCAGGATAATATTTACATCTGTTTTATACATAATTTACAGCAGCTCAGTGGCTGGTACTGAACACTGCTCAAAGAAAAAGTTTGTTTACATGCATGCAACATATTCCAGTAAACACTCAAGACTGTctgtaaaaaatgtttctttttctaaCTCAATCCCTGTTTTCAACAGAACATTCAAAAAGTTGCCTCGTAAACATGGGATGTAGGAAATAGTAAATGTGCACAGTAATCACGTGTCTGTTCCTCATCATTAAATTCCAACTTCTCATAACAAGGATACAAATGTGTACAGGTCATTGTATGAACTAGAATAGTTAATAACACGGTAAAAAAAACTCTGTAAGCCTACAACATCACACTACTATTTACTGTATATCTTTCCTTACTTGGATTCAGCGTGGGTGCATGTTGGTCGAGTTCATCTTTCAACATGTTCAGGGGTGTTTTACCGACATTGTCTGAAAACAACTTCCCTGTCTTTTTATGCAGACCTGAAAGAAATTTCAAAAATTATCCACCAATTTCCAATTTAATCGTAAATTTATGAGATATTTAGCTTAGCGCTAACAGAAGTAAGCTAGCTAACTAATCAGCATTAGCGTGTGAGCTAACGATAAACCTCCGGTATTTTCTGACCTCATTTTACTCAAAACAGCAAAGACTTATTAGCAGATGTCAAACATACAGTTGTTTCGTGTTATTACATCAAACTTATTCTCCAACTCAACTTAGTCCTATTTACTCTAGTGTCCAGCAGCCCAGCGCCCGGTGGTGTTGGTGGTCTCCTTGGAAACAGTCGATCGCAGGTGCCTCTTCTTCTTCGCGTGTTAGAATTCCCCGCTCTGTATTCAGTTTACAGCATTAGCGTCCCCTCCTGGCGGCTGCCAGTCAAGTAGCTTCCCTTTTAACTTAATACTTTTTAATTCTGCACTTTTATCTGTCACTGTAGAATTGATAATTGCGTTGATAAACCATTATCTTTAAAGGTTTTCtaactaaaacactaaacaaaaagaaagatgattctgtgtttatttaaacaCCATAATCAGttgcaaagctgcagcaggaaggatCTCTGGTCTTGTTTGTATAGACTCAGCAGATTAAAACGACCACACAGTCTcttctgaacttttattgctggCATGGGATTGAAACGATTGTCAGAGCTTCAGTCAGGCTCTTGAGAGGTTGCTCAGTtggccaccagatgtcactgatCTTAGTTAGACTGAAGCCTTGAAGCTTTTTCGACACAATTAGAAGGAAAgagcttcatgaggcttcacctGCCCATCACAAGTAACAGATACTCATATTTAGCCTTAGGCTAAGCCTTACGGCTAATGTCACATCAGAACGCAGCCAAACTGCTGTAATTTGTTCTTCCAGCATGAGGTGGCAGCTGATCACTAGATATCTCAGCAAATACCCTCCATCTGCATTTTAGACACTTAACCAAGAGACTGCTTTCAATCTCCTCTCgattttatttcactgctttGTGACTGTAAATGATTAATTGTTTTTAGTTAATGCCTTGTTAAACACAATCAGATGTAGTGGCAGGCTTGGATGTAATAAACATCAGTAACCGGTCATTCAGACTCCAGGTGTGGAACCTAACGGTGAAGAGAAGGTCCTGTGCTCCAAAATGTGCATCCAAATGATGTTTTCTAAACAAATGACTTTTTGTGAGGAAGACTGGGGAGGTGCTGAAAATGGGATCAGCTCATTTATGCTCTGTGGTTATGCTCAATTTGAAAATCGGTTGTGGTAAAAGTATTTTAGTTGGTGATCTTCCTCTGATCTTCCACAATATGAACAAtgagcctgcacacacacacctaaacacTGTGTTCCTTTCTTTATCTAACAGCAAAATTCATTATTAAATACAGAGGGAGATGGTGTGTGACGTGATGGCACAGGAGCCTCAAACCCAACCTAACCGCTCCCAAGATGATCACCAAAATATACCAATAAGATTAAAAGATTCAACTCACAGCTTGGCTCCAGTGCCTTTATTAGTAAAGTGCTCTGCCTAGAAGTACATTCTTATTTACTAACATGCAATACTAAAAACAACCAAATGTTTGGCCTATCAATAGCATGAATGACAACATGGCAACAATATTCtcatagaaaaaaatatgtgaattcAAGTATACACACAAAACTTCAAGTAATGCACacattttttataaacacaaaatacagattttcaagttgcaaacaaaaaaaaaacatttgtggcACATTCTTAGACATGTTTTTAGAGTTTGCACAGGAGAGCAACTAGTGGTTTCTATTCTAAGTGCAGTTTAGGTGATAAAAGTACATTCTACAGGTTTTCAATAAAAGTCTTCTGATTGGAAATGGAGGTCCTGTATAGTTCTGTGCATCCACCTAATTGTTAAAGcatgtaatatttaaaaactgctatgAGCTGTGGTGCACCTTTATCATAAAGGTAGTCTGTAACTGCAGTAACCTGAAGTCCTCTAAACCTGCATCACAGATCATTTACACTGGATTTATATACAGAATCAGCGTGGAAATATGTAATCACACAGTACCAAACTGCTTcatagtttaacattttgagaGGTGCGTATTTGCTTTCCTGATGAGAGGCAGATGAGAAGAGTATTACCATTCTCTGTGTGGGAAATGTGAAGTTACTAAAGCAGGAGCTGGCTAGTTTAGCTTAAATCTGCAATCACCACTTTTTGGCCAATTTGGGGCAGTGGAAAAGAGCCATGAACACAACCGTGACACATCATACCCTTTAAGGTCACGATTCTTAGCAAACGGTTATTTACACATCGAGCACATGCAGAGCACCTTTAAAATTCATTTGGAGTCAGACTTGTGTCTACCTgatgaatataaaatatgataTTCACTCTGCGATTTGGTTTCTACCAGCTCCTGAGAGAAATATTCGGCTCTTTCGCTACTAAATGCTCTACACCAGCTAGTCTCTAACTGTGcctgtgtgctgtttgttgttgtgcaaGTAGTGTACTGTGTTAGAAACTTTTCACTGCACACAGCTGCCTCCTGTGGACAGAAATAACACTGAGATTTAACTCTCgacaagaaagcaaacaagagtgttttccaaaatgttaaactactCATTTAAATTCTCATCACTAGTTATTCCAGTGGGATGGCGACTCTAATACTCAAGCAATTGTTTACACAATACAAAATTACTGGTCATTTCTATGCATAGATGGTGGTCAGACAAGATAGGAGTTCTGATGGACTTTAGCTACCTATGGCGCAGTAGTCAGTGGGTCCTGCTTTTCAggacagcaagaaaacaaaaaagctctGTTGATCAAAAACAGGGGAGAGAATGAAGCGATTACACATATCTAAGACAAAGACTGGGCATCATCTCATTGATGGACCTGCCCACCACCACGTATCCCACCAGGATGATACACAATTCCATGCCTCCCAAGTCCGAGCCCATAACCTTTTGCTGTTAGGAAAGAGCCATCCCTGTGAATCTTCAGGTCAGCAGCTGTGACTCGGCTCTTCACGTGGGCTCAGACAGTTCTACCAGATGTAGCCTCCATCATCTGCCtcgccttcctcctcttcttcctcttctgcctCCTCCCCGTtgtcctctgcctccttctcctcttcatcctcccaTCCCACTCCACTCCCAAAATCTCCAGAATATCCTGCCActtcatctggaaaaaaaaaacaaaacatctggatCTGTCATGTATTAGTGctaaaacaattaattgattttGGTTGAATTTAAAATTGATTGATTAGTAGAatggcattttacattttaagcaaaaatgtcaaacatctgCTTGTTTTACCTTctaaaatttgacatttttttctttttcattctaaataaaatatctttgaatttttagaaaattttaaaaatttgttttcaacgtcaaaaaaaaaaaaagatttcataTGAAGGAGTTCTGgctgtgtacagtgtgagaCAAATCTGTTTGTTAATATGCCCTCTTACCGCAGTCAGGGTTGCCATGGATTCTGGTACCCATCATTTCTCCACCATGCTGATCGACGCACCAGCACTCCCTTCGGTTCTGGTCGCACTGCACTTTCCTGTAGTAGCCATCCTCATCACAGCTGGGAATGTACATCCCTGCAAGGACCCATACACATTTGCATCTAATCAGGACCCTTTAATGGAAATTTTGGTGCCCGAGATAAAACAGCCAGTGGtgattgatgtttttgttaGTATCTTtagtgcagtgttttctttctttctttataacAGTGCAAGGGGTGCATTGGATGTCAGATATGGTGTCTGAAAGGTAAAgtgaaaatcatttcaaaatatttcctccttctctttggCACACCCCTAGCTGGCTGTGCCCTAGCTGACCCCCAAGCTTGCCTATGCCTAAAAACAGCtagttgttaaatattaatactCTCCGTGCATGTAGCTGCCTCATGCTAATGCCTGAGATGAGTGGCATAAACGAGAATGCCAGCAAGCCTTAGTCACCCTGTGAGAAGACCATCAGTCAGGATGGAGGGGCAGCTTTTTGGCAAAGGATGCCACCGAGACAGTGAAAgtctctcctgtttgttttacacaAGCATGCATATGGTGGTAGATGTGAATTTACACAGTATGTTGCTATTGTTGCAGTGTGTTTCCTTATGCTGTGAGAGTGGCATGTAAAAATGCAGTGACAGCCTCGGTGACAGAGCTCCACTGTTTCAGCCTCCCTCAGGACGCGCTTGTCAAGCCTGAAGCGAAGTTCTCTAACAAGCGCCAACCCTTtccaccccaccccaccactGTGAAAAcgagagaaaacacaagcaacGAGACAAGTGGGCTTCAGGGATGAAAGAACATATCTCTGGGTTTGTAGTTGGAGACTGAAAAGCAGCTGTGTAGCATGTTGAGCATATCGTAACGTGGGGTTTCTCAGGGAGCCCAGCGTTAGCCTTGCTcttttctaaaaccagcactgCCTGTTAATCCCCCCCAGGCTAATTAGGGCCTAATCGTAGCTGTGTGCTTCTGATCTCTTTAATGAGCCTCCTCCAGCTTCTCGCCTGCTGCTCCAAGCAGACTGTTATATAAACACATCCAGACCAGACACCCAGAGTGAGGAGTACACAACAGTCAGGTGATACTAGTACCTGGCCACCATGGTGTGGCTTTGAAAGTCTCTGAAACCAATCAATTGTAGTTTCTGGGCAAAAGGTGCCTCTAAGCAAGCAGGAGGTTTTTAAAACTTCTATCCAATACTTTTTGAACACCACAGTACTGTCTTGAGCAATGTATTTACCTGTCTTCTTCTTGGCTGCCTCCTGCACCTGGAGCTTCTCCAGCTCAGCAAGGCATGGTGGTTCTGTAAGATTAATACAGGAAAAGTGATGACAGACAATATCTAGAACTGTTCTCCACCAAACTTTATCTCAATCAATGCTTTTCATAATTATACTTTTGGCCTGTATTGATTTGTTTAAGGTGTCATATTTCATTCCTTCGGTGCCTGATCGATTGTCGAGAACTTAGGTGAAAGAACATATGGATGTAGTCGGAGAATGACAAGGAAATGAACTTCTAGAATagacagaaatagaaacaaTGAAAAGAGATGCTTTGTATTGACTCCCATGGCAAGAAATCCTTTCAGTATTTGtacattttcacagaaatatttctgttttctcagctgTACAGATTGTCCATAAAGATAAACTCACATCTCTTATCACTTCTCTGAGCTTTCATTTTCAAGTCGTTAAGTTACAGTAGCATGCAGTCATTTTTATAAATACGGTATGTTTCTAAATAATTATCACACCATCAATACTTAAAGGCTTAGCATGAAGTAGTTTATAAATACTGTCAGCGAGTAATGAAAAATTGATTAGGCAGTCAGTGCAATCTATAGAATGCACATTAAAAGACAATCAAGTTACTGCCAGGgatttgttaatttgtttagtAAAGGTCAAATGATGCAGACGCTGCACATGAGCAGAACTGAAATAGCACTGAGTATAGTTtatcagtgaaaacacacacataaagatgATCAAGTggatcattttgtattttacaaggCTGTAACTACACATAACGGTGGTTTCAAAACTAAGcttcattataaaataaatctcCAAGAACACCAGCTCTTTTTGATTCTAATTATTTTCCCTATTAACAAAACTGACAATGCCACTATGTAATGTGGTAATTTGACTTCACCTTCTATGCAGCTAATAGATGAAGCAAGTTTTCAATTTTGCTTTGGAGGGCTACAATCTCAGTAGAAGTTTTTTGTCAAAATAATAAGACTGACTCAAAGCAGACCCTAAagcatgttttaatatttactgaTATTTAAAACATCTCTAGCACTAATATGGGGCTATTTTATGAACCACATAAAGCACTAGAGTACAAGTTATGCACCTGATATCACCATATAGCACCTGAAACTATGGGTTTACATGTAAAAAATTGTTCAAAGACTTTGTTGTGAGAAACAGCTGCTTGTACTTGCACTTCAGTAGAGTTTCATGAGTCTGTGGGGCTGTGGAAACACAAGAAACCAACAGTGAAAGGAGGACGGGGGCCTGTGATGCCTGGTTAGACCAGGGGACCCTTAACCAAGGCACTGACTGCATTTTTTGTAATGTGGTGGAAAGACAAAACTAAGTTGTGTGCAGAGTTCAGTGAGGACATGGAGAAGAACTTCTGAATGGCCAGATGGTGATTTGGACAAACTGTGAGATGACTCAGCTAAAAGGGGTCTTGTCCAGATTGGATGGTTGGAAGAAGAATTCAACCATAAGTTTGTCCAAGTTGTCATAAGTAttggaagaaaaacaggaaaagacaACCAGAATGTACTGAGAAGGTATTTGATTAGGTGGTCAAAACCTGCTTTCAAATAGCAGTATGGCCACTCAATACCACTCTCatatctgtctgataaatatgGAGCTAGAGTCAGGAGGgcattaaattaatttaaagacAGGAAGCAGGGGAGAAACAGCTGGCCTGGCTCTGTCAAAAAATAGTAGCACCTTTAAGCTGTACACAAACAgagcagtaaaaataaaagtctgctGAGTTCTGTACTATTTCCTGCTTTAGAAGTGCTGCTGGTTGTATTCTGAAGCATGTCGTCCCCTGACTGTAACTCATTCACCAATTTAGAGAGTTGTCAGAAATACCCACTGCCCTCTACACTGCTTCAATAGAGTTTCCTTCACTCACTTTCTCTCCAGAAGCAGAGACACCACTCCGCTGTAGAGACCATCCCATCTTTGTAACTGTCGCAGGAGTTAAAGAAGGGTCGGATGCAGACCTCGTATTTGTCCAGATTAATGGCAGCCAGCTCTGCCTGGTCCAGATACAGGTCACTGTTGGTGTCCAGCTTTGAGAACATCCAGCCGATGGAGTCCTTGCAGCTGGCTACCAGACTCTTGTCCAGCACTATCAGAAAGAATTTGCACTTACTTTTTGTCTTTGCACAGACAATTGAGTTGTAAGTTTGGAGGCAGCAGAGAATAAAGCCGCTGTGTGAGTTTCTAACCTGAAGCCGTGCCAGCTCCGAGCTTGCCAGAGTTATTGTTCTTTGCGTTTCCATGAAGGAGTTGGAACCAGTCTCTCAGGCGGTCACCCAGGTCTGCCAGGTCCTGGCCAGTGCAACTCTCTAAGGGAGCAAAAACAGAATGCTAGCATTAAAACCCCTGGCAGAAACTTAGCAGTAATCTGAGTGACCTTCCCAAAAGGCAAACAGGGGCTGCTTCATGTTGCTTATGCTGCTGTACAGTAAACAGAATGAAAGCCAAAGGCCTCCCTCAACCTTAAAACTGTTTAGCTTAGGCCTACTGTTggattttctgtgatttttaagTGTATGAGCTGccaatcaaagaaaacattattttgcaaTTAGCTCTACTGCAGCAAATTGCTGTTATCCAATAAAATCCACTTTTAGTCTGAGGCTAAGCATTTATTCCAGGCTACAGATGAAAAACAGGAGTAACATTTCATCCTTTTGATCAATTGGAATTTTCATGTGCCCGAGAGGCTGGACAATCAATACTGTTTGGCTGCAATGATAGATAGTGTACACTCTAAATAATTAATTACTACATGATTGAAAGAGCAGTTGAACCACATCAGGGATATTTGGCTAACACTAATCTTTGAAATTGGTGAGCATTGATCTCCTAACATTAAACATCAGGTTGATTGATTCTCTGAGAATATTAGGGTCCTATCCCACAGGCACACTGCATGTTGGCACCAGGGCAGCATAACTTTCTTTTTTGAAAACTTGATTCATTAAAGCAATGATGGTGATGCAGACAGGGAGGTGTGAATGCCAAAATTAACATGCGTAATTATAACAAGGTAAGAAAAAGGCACTTGCCACGTTTGGCGTCCGTATTTGTGACTGTAACTGGGGCTGTGGCACATGGGCAAAAGCCAGTGCACATGACGTTCAGGTCTTTGCCTGTGAGGCaggcctgctgctgcagcttacactgtggaagagagggagaaagagagcgGGACGAATGCAGTTAAAATATTTATGGGGGTGACCGCAGGAAAAAGAGATTGCTCATTGAGATGAGACACTGCACTTAGAGAAAGGCAGCAAGAATGAGCTGTCATTTTCCGCCGTCTTTTCATGCAAGGTCAAAATTAAAAACTATACATAAATCAATAAAGAGGCCTGGCAGGGGCTGGTGTACGATGATGCCGCTCAAAACAACGTCAGCCATTAATCATACGGCCATACAGAGCCGGTGCACTTGTCCTTCTGTGAGCAGTGATGAACTGTGCTGCCCTGCTGCACCCACGTATATGTCAGCGCAGCAGGAAACAGCACTTGACTGGACGCCTCTCATTATTTAAAACGATGACACGGCCACTTTCCATTTCTTTTCAGAGGTTTTATGATGACAGAATCCAGCagtaaattaaaagaaaaaaaatcttagaaGTACAGTGACTGCTTTAAAAGGTAGGTGCTGGTTCAGAATATTTCCTCTTACCTCAGAAGCATAGTTATGCCCGTCAGAGCCACACACAGGTGAGGAGGCAGCCACAGGGCAAGGCTTGCAGCTGCTGTCATGAGCTTCCAGCTGCCCTGACTGTTTGACTCTGGtcattaaaggaaaacaaaagaaaagtttaaATGTCAGTACAGTCaattcactaaaaaaaaaaaaaaaattgtcatttgGATCTAGTGGTGTCTAACTATTTCTTTTTGAAGCCATAGAGGTGAAAGGAATTTTAGTTGCTAAACATCAGCAGGTACTTAGCACTAACCAGAAAAGTAATTAAGCATCATCAGTGTTAGCAGGATTCAATCTTTTGAGGCTGCTGAATGACTGTACACAATTTCACAGTAATCTCTCCTGTAGTTGTACACACTCTCAGCAGTTCTCCTGGGGATCATCCAAagtaacacaaaacacacagtgccCATCACTGCTCATCTACTGCTACAGGAAGAAAACTCCTCTTTTCACATTGTCTCATTTCTTCACGCAAATgtacaaacaaagacaaatataagCACTTTTACTGTGGCAGTAAATGTGCATTTCCAGTTTTTGAAGGCATCTAGCTTGTTCCCGTCAGGTTTGAATGCAAATATAGTAGGTTGTAGGTCtcaccacgactgaggtgagacctaTTGAAGGTGGCTTCAATAGATCtgtgctggctattcactccgccccaccggcaattcctgccggacctgagactcgaacccacaaCTTTTGTGTTAGTCCAATTGGGGCTGCCCGGCTGCCCGGCTGCCCGACTGCACGACTTACTATCTACAGTAACAACttgcagacaaacacaacaaaataagacatttctGGTCATAATTACCAGAAAGTCATAATCTGCCTATTAATATTTGGATGCAGTGGTTCATAAAATTCCCTTTGCTTGCTTTCCTCTCACACATTGATTGGCTTCATGTTCAGTGAGTAGAAACATTCAGCTCTCTACATTACGACTTCTGAGGCTGCTACTTAATGATGCTAGGGTGGTTTAGTTTGGTTGCGTTCGTGATTATTACCCATTATTCTACACAGTCTCTCTCATCTCTGGACTGACTCTGTAAATGAAGCACTTTATTGAAAAAGATAAATGCCTGTCACGGCAGACAGACTTTGCAGGTAGTAATAATTCACTCCATTA from Mastacembelus armatus chromosome 19, fMasArm1.2, whole genome shotgun sequence harbors:
- the LOC113135469 gene encoding testican-2, whose amino-acid sequence is MVFVRIAACLCLLVGFSLQVDVKSGKEAGKAGNFMEDEQWLSTISQYSRKIKHWNRFRDEVEDDYIKTMEGNMGSDETVDTTKDPCQNVKCSRHKVCVAQGYQRAMCVNRKKLEHRVKQSGQLEAHDSSCKPCPVAASSPVCGSDGHNYASECKLQQQACLTGKDLNVMCTGFCPCATAPVTVTNTDAKRESCTGQDLADLGDRLRDWFQLLHGNAKNNNSGKLGAGTASVLDKSLVASCKDSIGWMFSKLDTNSDLYLDQAELAAINLDKYEVCIRPFFNSCDSYKDGMVSTAEWCLCFWREKPPCLAELEKLQVQEAAKKKTGMYIPSCDEDGYYRKVQCDQNRRECWCVDQHGGEMMGTRIHGNPDCDEVAGYSGDFGSGVGWEDEEEKEAEDNGEEAEEEEEEEGEADDGGYIW